The genomic window ACGAGTCCCGCCTCTCGGGTGACCTTCTTCATGGCGTGGAAGACGGCCTCGGGACCGGCGGCCTTGTGCTCGGGCTTCTTCAGGTGCAGGGCGGAGAACTCGGCCGGTGGCTCGTCGCTGGGGTGGCCGTGCTCGTCGTCGAACGGGTTCGGCGGCAGCGACGGAGACTCCGGGGTCGTGGGGGGGGGCTTCGGCGAGGTGTCGCGAGAGTCGGGCGCCATGAGGAGAGCCTCCGCGGATCGCAAACCAACCAGGAAGGAGCGGGGTCAAGGGGCGGGGTCGGCGGTCGAGGCGGCCTCGACCCGGACCCGGACCCGCCACGGGGCGCTATAGACGTTGAATCGATCGGGACCGACGAAGCCGCAGAGCGTCAGGCCGAAGGTCTCGGCCACCTCGACCGCCAGGCTCGACGGGGCCCCAACGGCGGCGACGATCGGCAAGGCGGCGGTGACGGCCTTCTGGACGATCTCGAAGCCGGCCCGACCGCTGACGAGCAGGATGGCCGGCTCGGCGTCGGGGTGGGGACCGTCGAGGGTTCCCAGGGCTCGGGCGCCGATGAGCTTGTCGACGGTGTTGTGACGGCCGATGTCCTCTCGGGCGGCGATCAGGGAACCGAAGGGATCGAGCAGGGCCGCGGCGTGCAGGCCGCCGGTCTCGACAAAGACGCGCTGGTGGTGACGGAGCAAGACCGGCAGACGGTGGATCGTCTCGGCCTCGACGACCGGCCCGTGGCCTGGGTTCGGCCGGCAGCCGTCGAGGTTCAGGGCACGGAGGGTGGCGGTCCCGCAGACGCCGCAACTGGAGTTGGTCAGGACGTTCCGGGCGAAGCGTTCCAGATCGACCTCGACCCCTGGTTTCAGGTCGACCCGGATGATCCGGTCGAGCGATCGGCCGGCGTCTTCGGGTTCCTCGCGGGCGACCTCGTCGATGGCCTCGGGCGAGGGGATGACCCGCTCGTTGAGCAAGAAGCCGACGGCCAGCTCGGGGTCGTGGCCGGGGGTCCGCATGGTGATGCCGATCGTCCGGACCGTCCGTCGATCCGTCGGGCCGAAGCCGAGGCGGATCTCCATCGGCTCCTCGGCCGCGAGGCGATCCCAGAGGATCTCCGACTCGACGCCGTGGGCTCGGACACGCTGCACCCGGGTTCGTACCGACTCCGGACCGGACATGGACACCGGCCCTCCAGGCGGGAAGAAACGCAGGGCCGAGAAACGCTCGGCCGGCACTGACCCTCTCTATCATACCCGTCGGGAGGCCCGGCTCAACGACCGACCCCGCCCCGACCGGACGAGGGCAACGTCCTGCGGTTGGCCGTTCTCGATGAGGGGGGGAGGCGTCGTCGATGAGGTTCCCTGTTCCCTCGAACCCCGACGGAGCGCCGTCGACGACACGACGGGCCTCGGGGCGCGTGTCCCTTCGCCGATTGGGACCGAGCAATCGCCGAAGCGAGGAGCGGGGCCGGATCGAGGCGCGCGCGGAGGGGTCGGACCGGGGCGAGCAAGCTCCAGGACCGGCACGATCGGAAGGGAGAGCCGCGGGGTCATGACCGACTTGGGCCGTCGAGCGAACCTCGGGAGACGTCCTGAGGGTGGTCGAGCGGGGCCTCGGGAGCGGGGAACGAGGCCTCGGTGCGCTCGTCGGTGCGCCCTTCGGTGCGCTGGTCGGGGGAGGAGAAGGCTCCGGGGGCTTCGTTTCGGATCTCGCTTTGTGACTTTGGGTTATGGCGATCGTCGGGCGAGGTCGCCGGGTTG from Tautonia rosea includes these protein-coding regions:
- a CDS encoding formate dehydrogenase accessory sulfurtransferase FdhD; translated protein: MSGPESVRTRVQRVRAHGVESEILWDRLAAEEPMEIRLGFGPTDRRTVRTIGITMRTPGHDPELAVGFLLNERVIPSPEAIDEVAREEPEDAGRSLDRIIRVDLKPGVEVDLERFARNVLTNSSCGVCGTATLRALNLDGCRPNPGHGPVVEAETIHRLPVLLRHHQRVFVETGGLHAAALLDPFGSLIAAREDIGRHNTVDKLIGARALGTLDGPHPDAEPAILLVSGRAGFEIVQKAVTAALPIVAAVGAPSSLAVEVAETFGLTLCGFVGPDRFNVYSAPWRVRVRVEAASTADPAP